The following are from one region of the Halobacteriovorax vibrionivorans genome:
- a CDS encoding N-acetyltransferase, translating to MAIYIEKVDVLNDKKARKRFIDIQFEIYKDDKFWVPQLRMELNKLFKSGHPFYNTAQCAFYIAIKDGKDVGRIMAINNHNYNKFHNSKEGHWGFLDAIDDIKVFESLFNAAAEWCSSLGMEKFIGPFNPSTNYECGTLIKGYGEIPVLMMMYNYEYYQQHIESLGFTKAMDLLAYHMKTETQMPEVIKKIAERAEKKESITYRCVSKKRWQEEIKLMYEIYNDAWEENWGFVPMTKDEFFAMAADLKTVADEKLILFALVNGVEAGFIVCLPDFNQVLHKIPNGKLLPTGIFQVLRAPKLIDGVRVITMGVKKKYRLYGLESILYFRAHENIASYKKYKNIEMSWILEDNLNMNKPLLKMNAVPYRKYRIFQKELV from the coding sequence ATGGCCATCTATATTGAGAAAGTAGACGTTTTAAACGATAAAAAGGCCCGTAAACGATTCATTGATATTCAATTTGAAATATATAAAGATGATAAGTTTTGGGTTCCTCAATTAAGAATGGAGCTAAATAAGTTATTCAAGTCAGGCCACCCTTTCTACAATACGGCCCAATGTGCTTTCTATATCGCCATTAAAGATGGAAAAGATGTTGGAAGAATCATGGCCATCAATAATCATAACTATAACAAATTTCATAATTCAAAAGAAGGACATTGGGGATTCCTCGATGCCATCGACGATATAAAAGTTTTTGAAAGCTTATTTAATGCAGCGGCAGAATGGTGTTCATCACTAGGCATGGAAAAGTTTATTGGCCCATTTAATCCTTCGACAAATTATGAATGTGGAACACTAATCAAAGGATATGGAGAGATTCCTGTTCTTATGATGATGTATAATTACGAATACTATCAGCAACATATTGAGTCTCTTGGCTTCACAAAAGCAATGGATCTACTTGCTTATCATATGAAAACTGAAACTCAGATGCCTGAAGTTATTAAAAAGATTGCAGAGCGTGCAGAAAAGAAAGAGTCCATTACTTATCGTTGTGTTTCTAAAAAGAGATGGCAAGAAGAAATAAAACTCATGTATGAGATTTACAATGATGCTTGGGAAGAGAATTGGGGATTTGTCCCAATGACCAAGGATGAGTTCTTTGCCATGGCCGCAGACCTAAAAACAGTAGCAGATGAAAAGCTTATTTTATTCGCTCTTGTAAACGGTGTTGAAGCTGGCTTTATTGTATGCCTACCCGACTTTAATCAAGTTCTACATAAAATCCCAAATGGAAAGCTATTACCAACAGGTATATTTCAAGTCCTAAGGGCACCTAAATTAATCGACGGTGTTCGAGTTATTACAATGGGTGTGAAGAAGAAATACAGGCTTTATGGACTAGAATCAATTCTCTATTTCCGAGCTCACGAAAATATTGCAAGCTATAAGAAGTATAAGAATATTGAAATGAGTTGGATTTTAGAAGACAACTTAAATATGAATAAACCACTTCTAAAAATGAATGCGGTACCATATAGGAAGTATCGTATTTTTCAAAAAGAGCTCGTATGA
- a CDS encoding NAD-dependent epimerase/dehydratase family protein — translation MKVLITGATGFVGSHLCDKLSEQGHEVYALVRNEQKALNLELPGKYITGNLDEESISSWVKKLPSDLDCVIHTAGVVSAKHSLTFAKTNQLATQDLINELSKRYEKLHFLLISSQAAAGPSQSPIDEAHECNPVSAYGHSKLAAEQALKELAPESWNSTIIRPPMVIGPRDSAVLDVFKMVKSRFVTGPGLGFRSKRYSVVNVFDLVDAIILCAKQQSPKNEVYYVTSVDEVTFEELINTISSTLGVKKVFFMSIPIWILRIVAGALYTLPIHLPLTRDKINELEAHAWLCKSEKIKALGHIPQHDLRSTIEMTAKDYQGRNWL, via the coding sequence ATGAAAGTTTTAATTACTGGAGCGACTGGCTTTGTTGGCTCCCACCTATGTGATAAATTATCAGAACAAGGACATGAAGTTTACGCTTTAGTAAGAAATGAACAAAAAGCACTAAACTTAGAGCTGCCTGGAAAATATATTACAGGAAACCTCGATGAAGAATCAATTTCATCATGGGTAAAGAAACTTCCCTCAGATCTCGACTGTGTTATTCACACAGCTGGTGTTGTCTCTGCTAAGCATTCATTAACATTTGCAAAAACAAATCAGCTAGCAACACAAGATTTAATAAATGAATTAAGTAAGCGTTATGAGAAATTACATTTTCTTTTAATCTCATCACAAGCAGCTGCTGGACCATCTCAATCACCTATTGATGAGGCCCATGAATGTAATCCAGTGTCAGCATATGGTCATTCAAAACTAGCAGCTGAGCAGGCGCTAAAAGAGCTAGCTCCTGAAAGTTGGAATAGTACAATCATTAGGCCTCCAATGGTAATTGGACCAAGAGATAGTGCCGTACTTGATGTCTTTAAGATGGTAAAATCGAGATTTGTCACTGGCCCTGGCCTTGGATTTAGATCAAAGCGCTACAGTGTTGTAAATGTCTTTGATCTTGTTGATGCAATTATCTTATGTGCAAAACAACAAAGTCCAAAGAATGAAGTTTACTATGTCACATCTGTTGATGAAGTAACTTTTGAGGAATTAATCAATACAATCTCAAGTACTCTTGGTGTGAAGAAAGTATTCTTTATGTCTATCCCAATTTGGATACTAAGAATTGTAGCAGGTGCACTTTATACGCTGCCTATTCACCTTCCATTAACGAGAGATAAGATTAATGAGCTTGAGGCACATGCGTGGCTTTGTAAAAGTGAAAAGATCAAGGCCTTAGGACATATACCTCAACACGATCTAAGATCGACTATTGAGATGACAGCAAAAGATTATCAAGGGCGCAACTGGCTCTAA
- a CDS encoding sterol desaturase family protein, giving the protein MKKYESIRIFKNPVLESMTHVHPIIPLLLWTPFVIFLIYRSYFALGYTHFEMIICAISGLLIWTLTEYLLHRFVFHLKPIGPLTKRFVFLFHGLHHDDPNDPTRLVMPPVPAILIMALIWGFFSLFIPAYYLSGFMAFFTVGYLCYDYIHYATHHFKMTGRVGRYLKKFHLQHHFRHEKAKYGVSSPLWDYVFRTVTGEKEEGY; this is encoded by the coding sequence GTGAAAAAATACGAATCAATTAGAATATTTAAGAACCCTGTTCTTGAGTCTATGACTCACGTACACCCAATAATACCATTACTACTTTGGACGCCCTTTGTCATTTTTCTTATCTATCGCTCTTACTTTGCTTTAGGTTATACACATTTTGAAATGATTATTTGTGCCATTAGCGGACTTCTTATTTGGACTCTGACAGAGTACTTACTTCACCGCTTTGTTTTTCATTTAAAACCTATAGGGCCACTGACAAAACGATTTGTATTCCTATTTCACGGACTCCATCACGATGATCCAAATGATCCAACAAGACTTGTTATGCCACCTGTTCCGGCCATTTTAATTATGGCATTGATATGGGGATTCTTTTCACTATTTATTCCAGCGTATTATCTTTCGGGTTTTATGGCATTCTTTACAGTAGGCTATCTTTGTTACGACTATATACACTATGCAACTCACCACTTTAAAATGACTGGCCGAGTAGGGCGCTACTTAAAGAAGTTTCATCTTCAACATCACTTTCGTCATGAAAAGGCAAAGTATGGTGTAAGTTCACCACTTTGGGACTATGTATTTCGTACGGTTACTGGAGAAAAAGAAGAAGGTTATTAG
- a CDS encoding metallophosphoesterase, whose amino-acid sequence MKYLILSDLHIGKGSYLQNGEFNILEDFFEDDRFYEFCDYFSTNEYYSKPVTIVLNGDILNLIQIDTDGVFTHVVDEHMTVRQIDDIAKGHPRFFAGLKKFLRAPHKRVVYVVGNHDAGMLFEGAQQRFKEICGNEIIFTETFIENGLHVEHGHRFEAINTVPKTKQFIKGPAGKEILNFPWGSLFCINVLPRLKKERPYIDKVRPMSSYVKWCLFNDTRFFWRLMFTCVNYVIKTYSNYYTRQNTNFKTTIKILQQITIYPKYERMARRILDRNSSIHTVVMGHTHLQEWRRFPEGRYYFNTGTWNNIPSIDAGKHQDTLSLTYCSVNVHQESSSLINASMNQWMGQWKPYIEELRTS is encoded by the coding sequence ATGAAGTACCTAATTTTATCTGATCTTCACATTGGAAAAGGCAGCTATCTGCAAAACGGAGAATTCAATATTCTTGAAGATTTCTTCGAGGATGATCGCTTCTATGAATTTTGCGATTATTTTTCCACAAATGAGTATTATTCAAAGCCTGTAACCATTGTCTTAAATGGTGACATACTAAATCTTATTCAAATTGATACTGATGGGGTTTTTACTCATGTTGTCGATGAGCACATGACTGTAAGACAGATTGACGATATTGCAAAAGGACATCCGCGCTTCTTTGCTGGCCTTAAGAAGTTTTTGCGCGCACCACATAAGCGTGTTGTTTATGTTGTTGGCAATCACGATGCAGGAATGCTCTTTGAAGGAGCTCAACAAAGATTCAAAGAAATCTGTGGCAATGAAATTATCTTTACTGAAACATTTATAGAAAATGGGTTACATGTTGAACATGGACATCGTTTTGAAGCAATTAATACAGTTCCAAAAACAAAGCAATTTATTAAAGGTCCAGCTGGCAAAGAGATTCTAAACTTTCCTTGGGGATCTTTATTTTGTATCAATGTTCTTCCTCGTTTAAAGAAGGAGCGCCCTTATATTGATAAGGTTAGGCCTATGTCGTCTTATGTGAAATGGTGTCTATTCAATGATACACGCTTCTTTTGGCGACTCATGTTTACTTGCGTAAATTACGTTATTAAGACTTATTCAAATTATTACACACGTCAAAATACAAACTTTAAAACGACGATAAAAATTCTTCAACAGATTACCATCTATCCAAAGTACGAAAGGATGGCCAGAAGGATTCTTGATCGCAATTCGTCCATTCATACTGTTGTTATGGGGCATACTCATCTTCAGGAGTGGCGTCGTTTTCCGGAAGGACGATACTATTTCAATACTGGAACTTGGAATAATATCCCTTCAATTGATGCTGGAAAACATCAGGATACTCTTAGCCTAACTTATTGTAGCGTTAATGTTCATCAGGAGAGTTCTTCTCTAATAAATGCATCGATGAATCAATGGATGGGACAATGGAAGCCATATATCGAAGAGCTTCGAACTAGTTAA
- a CDS encoding GGDEF domain-containing protein: MLEKQYEALLNYICQNVEEENFNIVLKSFRDFIKNEFNSRTPLVFATIQTDDGNPIIRDFYNNKISGEYPDKVYQELMGALKTQHLHVDIEGDKYRFIDVGFNGSQNLFIVVNGEFSTQVFSQLENYIQSKFRSLLHIKELKRLQSLAHVDDVTGLYNQRKFKSDIEASIREYETLERSFSLIFIDIDYFKSINDGHGHLIGTSLLKQVAETIRSTVREDDLCYRYGGDEFVVLAPYSTLEDAKHIGERILKRVKSTIYKIEADLEINSKEDEDVQLSVSIGVANYPVNASSRNEIIGMADKMMYEAKKSGRGKVCVADS, translated from the coding sequence ATGTTGGAAAAACAATACGAAGCACTATTAAATTATATCTGCCAGAATGTGGAAGAAGAGAACTTCAATATTGTTCTTAAATCTTTTCGTGATTTTATCAAAAATGAGTTTAACTCAAGGACTCCTCTGGTATTTGCGACCATCCAAACTGATGATGGTAATCCTATTATCCGAGACTTCTATAATAATAAAATATCTGGGGAGTACCCAGATAAGGTTTATCAGGAATTAATGGGGGCGCTTAAAACTCAGCACCTACATGTGGATATTGAAGGGGATAAGTACCGATTTATTGATGTCGGCTTTAATGGAAGCCAAAATCTTTTTATCGTTGTTAATGGTGAATTCTCTACGCAAGTATTTTCACAGTTGGAAAATTATATTCAATCTAAATTTAGAAGTCTGTTACATATAAAAGAGCTTAAGCGACTACAATCTCTTGCTCATGTTGATGATGTAACTGGACTGTATAATCAAAGAAAGTTTAAAAGTGATATTGAAGCATCAATTAGAGAATATGAAACTCTAGAGAGATCATTTTCACTTATTTTTATCGATATCGATTACTTTAAAAGTATCAATGATGGTCATGGCCATTTAATTGGGACAAGTTTATTAAAACAAGTAGCTGAAACAATTCGCTCAACTGTAAGAGAAGATGACTTATGTTATCGCTATGGTGGAGATGAATTTGTTGTCTTGGCCCCATATTCAACATTGGAAGATGCCAAGCATATTGGAGAGCGAATTCTAAAGAGAGTAAAGTCGACAATATATAAGATTGAAGCTGACCTTGAAATCAATTCTAAAGAGGATGAGGACGTACAGTTAAGTGTTTCTATTGGTGTCGCTAATTACCCTGTAAATGCTTCGAGTCGAAATGAAATTATCGGTATGGCCGATAAAATGATGTATGAAGCAAAAAAGTCTGGACGTGGTAAAGTCTGTGTTGCAGACTCATAA
- a CDS encoding L,D-transpeptidase family protein: MIKKLLILSSILTTTLISLRANAQDFLPSNLLLMNDYFAHHVIVAEKSTHTLYLYENDEGKPRLIKTFQMATGQKVGNKEYQGDKRTPEGVYFFNQFLDHNDLIKRHGELGAQYGVGAFVLDYPNPIDKAQGKTGGGIWLHSTDNEPRIDKGLDSKGCLVAHNVNLIDIARYIEINKTNIVVVHNLKFFSEETWKREKNEVIDTFNGWLDAWSKEDTDKYLSHYSRTDFEDPFRGRYNTFAQYKRAVFSNPGKPEIKISNLTVLKADDYVVVTFKQDYKSNTVNDIGKKTLYLKRDPYYKWKIVAERWQRIPMDITNEREHLSFEPSQRFFTSQDPKQIFTLNLTLTRPYSEN; encoded by the coding sequence ATGATTAAGAAACTACTAATTTTATCCAGTATTTTAACAACGACATTAATTTCGCTAAGAGCGAATGCTCAAGACTTTCTCCCATCAAATCTACTTTTGATGAATGATTACTTTGCTCACCATGTGATTGTTGCAGAGAAATCTACTCATACATTATATCTCTATGAAAATGATGAGGGAAAACCAAGACTAATAAAAACCTTCCAAATGGCCACAGGTCAAAAAGTTGGAAATAAAGAATATCAAGGAGACAAGAGAACTCCTGAAGGTGTTTACTTCTTTAACCAATTCCTAGATCACAATGACTTAATTAAACGTCATGGTGAACTTGGAGCACAATACGGAGTTGGTGCCTTCGTTCTTGACTACCCTAATCCTATTGATAAAGCACAAGGGAAAACAGGTGGCGGAATTTGGCTACACTCAACTGATAATGAACCAAGAATTGATAAAGGTCTTGATTCTAAGGGATGTCTTGTTGCCCACAATGTTAACCTAATTGATATCGCTAGATATATTGAAATCAATAAAACGAATATCGTTGTTGTCCATAATTTAAAATTCTTCAGTGAAGAAACATGGAAAAGAGAAAAGAACGAAGTCATTGATACTTTTAATGGTTGGCTAGATGCTTGGTCTAAGGAAGATACTGATAAGTACCTTTCTCACTACTCTCGTACAGACTTTGAGGACCCATTTAGAGGTCGCTACAATACATTCGCTCAATATAAGAGAGCAGTCTTTTCTAACCCAGGAAAGCCAGAGATTAAAATCTCAAACCTTACAGTATTAAAAGCTGATGACTATGTTGTTGTTACATTTAAGCAAGACTATAAGAGTAACACTGTAAACGATATAGGAAAGAAGACTCTCTATCTAAAGCGTGATCCATATTATAAGTGGAAAATCGTCGCTGAGAGATGGCAGAGAATTCCAATGGATATTACAAATGAGAGGGAGCACTTAAGTTTTGAGCCGTCACAAAGGTTCTTTACTTCACAAGACCCAAAACAAATTTTCACATTGAACCTAACTCTAACTAGGCCATATAGCGAAAATTAA
- a CDS encoding bactofilin family protein: MDLRDQNFTFVGIGSVIKGDIVLKGPSHICSTIEGDIQIDESFTLTIEPQGIVEGRIRCGDLNIYGEVSGDITAQGKVKVFPTGVVKGQIVAKNINIAPGATVNMQGHTLESQS, from the coding sequence ATGGACTTAAGAGATCAAAACTTCACATTTGTAGGAATTGGATCCGTTATAAAGGGCGATATTGTTCTTAAAGGGCCATCACATATTTGCTCAACGATTGAAGGCGATATTCAAATTGATGAGAGCTTTACTCTCACAATTGAGCCACAAGGAATTGTGGAAGGTCGAATTCGCTGCGGAGACCTTAATATCTATGGAGAAGTCTCAGGAGATATCACGGCCCAAGGTAAGGTAAAGGTTTTCCCTACAGGTGTGGTCAAAGGTCAGATCGTTGCTAAGAATATTAATATTGCTCCAGGGGCAACTGTTAATATGCAAGGGCATACTCTCGAATCACAATCATAA
- a CDS encoding M16 family metallopeptidase encodes MKNILNKVLITSLLLGAGQLYANELVDRIEKMKWENIDVTYIQDDKFPTYNVTIFFADGAMKDGRTKGVTNMMFDLLESGTNRFSLNEIADNLEFYGVSTSSNVTHEYSSYSYNGLSKDIIPTTKKICHIFRDAVYPKKELAKAKKLLRAQRQNLVSNPGALASTAFRDISLRGTPYVSDVKGRLSDLKRMRRSYLLDRLKYFREDVKKKVYITGPRTVLNIKNIITNECGFNSKASFTRTLDSKVKELKPFDPQKPVIHFVEVPKANQAQVRAGIFMAKDKDPGFENLEFMSQYLGGGFTSILVKELRTKRGLTYSAWATAGMQKDYGRSILSTFTKEETVGQMVQEVIKILKDNSEAKNIAMSEIEKVRKAVKGGFAFQFQKPSSFMRQLVNLDNANVDIKRFLEYTSSVDKISQEDVAKTVYAAFPYDKVKIVVLGDKSMKKALRKIGKVKVYNYKNFL; translated from the coding sequence ATGAAAAATATTTTAAATAAAGTTCTAATCACATCTCTTCTTTTGGGGGCAGGCCAACTCTACGCAAATGAGTTAGTTGATCGCATTGAGAAAATGAAGTGGGAAAATATCGATGTCACTTATATTCAAGATGATAAGTTTCCAACTTATAATGTAACAATTTTCTTTGCAGATGGAGCAATGAAAGATGGCCGCACAAAAGGTGTAACAAATATGATGTTTGACCTTTTGGAGAGTGGTACTAATCGATTTAGCTTAAATGAGATCGCAGATAATCTCGAATTCTATGGTGTTTCAACATCTTCAAATGTTACTCATGAGTATTCAAGTTATTCGTATAATGGCCTATCTAAAGATATCATTCCTACAACAAAGAAGATCTGTCATATTTTTAGGGATGCTGTTTATCCAAAAAAGGAACTTGCAAAGGCAAAGAAGCTATTACGTGCTCAAAGACAAAACTTAGTTTCAAATCCTGGGGCCCTTGCCTCAACGGCTTTTCGTGATATTAGCTTAAGAGGAACTCCTTACGTCTCTGATGTAAAAGGAAGACTTAGTGATCTTAAGCGCATGAGAAGAAGCTATCTTCTAGATCGCCTAAAGTACTTTAGAGAAGATGTGAAAAAGAAAGTCTATATAACTGGGCCAAGAACAGTTTTAAATATTAAAAATATTATCACAAACGAATGTGGATTTAATTCAAAAGCAAGCTTTACAAGAACTCTTGACTCAAAAGTTAAGGAGCTAAAGCCATTTGACCCACAAAAGCCTGTAATCCACTTTGTTGAAGTACCTAAGGCAAATCAAGCACAAGTTAGGGCCGGAATCTTTATGGCAAAAGATAAAGATCCAGGATTTGAGAACCTTGAATTTATGTCCCAATATCTTGGTGGTGGATTCACTTCTATTCTTGTTAAAGAGCTTAGAACAAAAAGAGGCTTAACTTATTCTGCTTGGGCAACTGCTGGCATGCAAAAAGACTATGGACGCTCAATTCTTTCTACTTTTACAAAAGAAGAAACAGTAGGGCAGATGGTTCAAGAAGTAATAAAGATTCTTAAAGATAATTCTGAAGCAAAGAATATAGCAATGAGTGAAATTGAAAAGGTAAGAAAGGCCGTAAAGGGTGGTTTTGCTTTTCAATTCCAAAAGCCATCAAGCTTTATGAGACAATTAGTTAACCTTGATAATGCAAATGTCGATATTAAGCGCTTTCTTGAATACACAAGCTCTGTTGATAAAATCTCTCAAGAAGATGTCGCAAAAACAGTATATGCAGCCTTTCCATATGATAAAGTTAAGATTGTTGTTCTTGGTGACAAGTCAATGAAGAAGGCCTTACGTAAGATTGGTAAGGTTAAAGTCTATAACTACAAAAACTTTCTATAA
- a CDS encoding M16 family metallopeptidase translates to MFKTTKYFACLVFLFLVSCSSTQDQGTNHKDIGLGDLELNIDIQKHTLDNGLKLLLVRDSKLPIASIYTFYDVGGRYEKVGTTGATHFLEHMMFKKTKNYPAEYFSDYIETYGGDSNAYTTFDNTVYYENIAASTVEKMIELEAERMQNLVLEEVPFEKERQVVLEERKMRYENKPNGKIHLAMMKAIFKGTPYGGSVIGDAKDVKALKRDQMMEFYHNFYAPNNATMIIVGDIDPSSVLDKVKDTIGKIKTNSDLDKKKEKLDNVDNYKRTSKLPYIKGLNGQAKNPMFRLAFPAVSITHEDALALDFLADILGTGTSSYLVKNFVVSKRPRLSSVYAFNYGLKNGGVFVIGGEILPKFSIRTSRNKLLKSLRRSCSKAITPRSVQKTKNLLLKQYFQAISTNDGLASFLGSTEFYFGDYREYKKQLKSYDEMTVEKVRDVCKRYISGNNYAFLSIWDRNKR, encoded by the coding sequence ATGTTTAAAACGACAAAGTACTTTGCCTGCCTGGTATTTTTATTTCTTGTCTCGTGTTCATCGACGCAGGATCAGGGCACAAATCATAAAGATATTGGACTTGGTGACTTAGAGTTAAATATCGATATTCAAAAACATACGTTAGATAATGGACTGAAGTTACTTCTAGTACGGGACTCTAAGCTTCCTATTGCATCAATTTATACATTCTACGATGTTGGTGGAAGATATGAGAAAGTAGGCACGACTGGAGCGACTCACTTCCTAGAGCATATGATGTTTAAGAAGACGAAGAATTATCCAGCGGAGTATTTCTCAGATTATATTGAAACTTACGGTGGTGATTCAAACGCATATACGACATTTGATAACACTGTTTATTATGAAAATATTGCGGCCTCTACTGTTGAGAAGATGATTGAGCTTGAAGCGGAGAGAATGCAAAATCTTGTTCTTGAAGAAGTTCCTTTTGAAAAAGAAAGACAAGTCGTTCTTGAAGAAAGAAAAATGCGTTATGAAAATAAGCCAAATGGAAAAATTCATCTTGCAATGATGAAGGCGATCTTTAAAGGAACTCCATATGGAGGCTCTGTTATTGGCGATGCAAAAGACGTAAAGGCACTTAAAAGAGATCAGATGATGGAGTTTTATCATAACTTCTACGCACCAAATAATGCGACGATGATCATTGTTGGTGATATCGATCCTTCTTCGGTACTAGATAAAGTTAAGGATACAATTGGAAAGATTAAAACAAATAGTGACCTTGATAAGAAAAAAGAGAAGCTTGATAACGTTGATAATTATAAGCGCACTTCAAAGCTTCCTTATATTAAAGGCCTTAATGGACAGGCAAAGAATCCAATGTTTCGTTTAGCATTTCCTGCTGTTTCAATAACTCATGAAGATGCACTTGCCCTGGACTTCTTAGCTGATATTTTAGGAACTGGTACAAGCTCTTATCTTGTTAAAAACTTTGTCGTTTCTAAAAGACCTCGTCTTTCAAGCGTTTATGCTTTCAATTACGGCCTAAAGAATGGTGGTGTTTTTGTTATTGGAGGAGAGATTCTTCCAAAATTTAGTATTCGCACAAGTCGTAATAAGCTTTTAAAAAGTTTACGTCGTTCATGCTCAAAGGCCATTACACCTCGTTCAGTACAAAAGACTAAGAACTTACTATTAAAGCAATACTTCCAAGCAATTTCTACAAATGATGGCCTTGCAAGCTTCTTAGGCTCAACTGAATTCTACTTTGGTGATTATCGTGAGTATAAGAAACAACTAAAGAGCTATGATGAAATGACTGTGGAGAAGGTGAGAGACGTATGTAAGCGTTATATCTCGGGTAATAACTATGCCTTCTTATCAATTTGGGATCGTAATAAAAGGTAA
- a CDS encoding MBL fold metallo-hydrolase — protein sequence MNLSITFLGTGTSTGIPMLGCNCKVCTSSNPFNKRLRTSFLLQTKKTTIVFDTGPDLRTQLLRENVQDVNGVIISHPHADHLNGIDDIRPFTFNHPINLYTSSDCARVIHERFGYIFGSNKGHIGSSPRLLMNEININEKMKICELECEFLQLPHGNGTSLGLLTDKLAIISDCHEIADQTLLKLKNSNLDALIIDCVREEPHRSHLNVEKCFSYIKEIGAKQSFLTHMGHELAHDSLQAKCHEHFPTKNVKVAYDGMKFDV from the coding sequence ATGAATTTATCAATCACATTTCTAGGAACAGGAACAAGTACAGGCATCCCAATGTTAGGATGTAATTGCAAAGTATGTACAAGTTCAAATCCATTTAATAAGCGTCTTCGCACTTCTTTTCTCTTGCAAACGAAAAAGACGACTATCGTCTTTGACACTGGTCCCGACCTAAGGACTCAACTATTAAGAGAGAACGTCCAAGATGTTAATGGTGTTATTATATCTCACCCTCATGCTGATCACCTCAACGGGATTGATGATATAAGGCCATTCACATTCAATCATCCAATCAACCTCTACACATCAAGTGATTGTGCAAGAGTTATCCATGAACGATTTGGCTATATCTTTGGAAGTAATAAGGGGCATATCGGCTCAAGTCCCAGACTCTTAATGAATGAGATCAATATTAATGAAAAGATGAAAATTTGTGAGCTAGAATGTGAGTTCCTTCAGCTTCCCCACGGAAATGGAACTTCATTAGGTTTATTAACGGATAAGCTTGCTATAATTTCAGATTGTCATGAGATTGCGGACCAGACACTTTTAAAGCTTAAAAACTCAAACCTTGATGCGCTTATTATAGATTGTGTTCGAGAAGAGCCTCACCGCAGTCACCTAAACGTGGAGAAGTGCTTCTCATATATCAAAGAAATTGGCGCAAAGCAGAGTTTTCTCACTCATATGGGACATGAATTGGCCCATGACTCACTGCAAGCTAAGTGTCATGAGCATTTTCCTACAAAAAATGTCAAAGTGGCCTATGACGGCATGAAATTCGATGTTTAA